Proteins co-encoded in one Gemmatimonadota bacterium genomic window:
- a CDS encoding sodium/proline symporter, giving the protein MLVGYLAVLLAIGLWARRASGDMAGYYIAGKRLPSWVIAFSSNATGESAWLLLGLTGMGYLVGVHAFWVIVGEVLGVACAWVFVARPFKAYTDRIGAITVPDYLAHRFGDRRHLFRWIGAVIAITMVTAYAAAQFTASGKAFDSFLDTGYEWGVWLGLLIVLFYTTVGGFKAVAYSDFVQGALMLGCLIVLPLVAMSEAGGFDATMAALRDADPALLAPMGAEGGLAGALTAVGYVAIGFAFLGSPQLLTRFMAARNQKQIRDGGLWAVLCVIGFDVGAVFAGMAGRTLFPGLADPETVLPEMSAALFPAVVTGIVLVVVLAAIMSTVDSLLLWASSAVVRDVGQKALKLKIGERDLTRLGKLVTVILGFAGVLIALAENRVIFTFVLFAWSGIASAFTPVVLCSLFWSRTTLKGAVAGMVGGFLAAALWTADLFGQPSLKTRFYDLYEMIPGFAAGFALCVGVSLLTRHRSETVELLNEVRGEAGGPKRLR; this is encoded by the coding sequence GTGCTCGTCGGATACCTCGCGGTCCTGCTCGCCATCGGACTGTGGGCGCGCCGAGCCTCGGGCGACATGGCTGGCTATTACATCGCCGGCAAGCGACTGCCCTCGTGGGTGATCGCGTTCTCGAGCAACGCGACCGGCGAGAGCGCTTGGCTGCTGCTGGGGTTGACCGGCATGGGCTACCTGGTCGGGGTCCACGCCTTCTGGGTGATAGTCGGCGAGGTGCTGGGCGTGGCGTGCGCCTGGGTCTTCGTCGCCCGACCCTTCAAGGCCTACACCGACAGGATCGGCGCGATCACCGTTCCCGACTACCTCGCCCACCGGTTCGGCGACCGCCGCCACCTCTTCCGCTGGATCGGCGCGGTGATCGCCATCACGATGGTCACCGCTTACGCAGCAGCCCAGTTCACCGCGTCGGGCAAGGCTTTCGACTCCTTCCTCGACACCGGGTACGAGTGGGGCGTCTGGCTCGGTCTCCTGATCGTCCTTTTCTATACCACGGTGGGCGGATTCAAGGCGGTCGCGTACTCCGACTTCGTGCAGGGAGCCCTCATGCTCGGCTGCCTGATCGTGCTGCCTCTGGTGGCGATGAGCGAGGCCGGCGGATTCGATGCGACCATGGCCGCCCTGCGCGACGCGGATCCGGCCTTGCTGGCTCCCATGGGTGCGGAGGGAGGATTGGCCGGTGCGCTGACCGCAGTCGGTTACGTCGCCATAGGCTTCGCCTTTCTGGGATCGCCGCAACTCCTGACTCGGTTCATGGCGGCAAGGAATCAGAAGCAGATCCGGGACGGCGGACTCTGGGCGGTGCTCTGCGTGATCGGCTTCGACGTGGGCGCCGTATTCGCTGGGATGGCGGGAAGGACCTTGTTTCCCGGACTGGCCGACCCGGAGACCGTACTGCCGGAGATGAGCGCGGCGCTCTTCCCGGCTGTCGTGACCGGGATCGTCCTGGTGGTCGTTCTCGCGGCGATAATGTCCACTGTCGACTCGCTCCTGCTGTGGGCGTCGTCGGCCGTGGTGCGAGATGTCGGACAGAAGGCGCTCAAGCTGAAGATCGGCGAACGCGACCTGACCAGGCTCGGCAAGCTCGTCACCGTGATCCTCGGCTTCGCGGGCGTGCTGATCGCACTCGCCGAGAACCGGGTGATCTTCACCTTCGTGCTCTTCGCCTGGTCCGGCATAGCGAGCGCCTTCACGCCGGTCGTGCTCTGCTCGCTCTTCTGGTCGCGGACCACGCTCAAGGGCGCGGTAGCCGGAATGGTGGGCGGCTTCCTGGCGGCGGCGCTCTGGACCGCGGATCTCTTCGGACAGCCGTCGCTGAAGACGCGGTTCTACGATCTCTACGAGATGATTCCCGGCTTCGCCGCAGGCTTCGCTCTCTGCGTCGGAGTAAGCCTGCTGACCCGCCACCGCTCCGAGACGGTGGAGCTCCTGAACGAGGTGCGGGGGGAGGCCGGCGGACCGAAGCGGCTGCGTTGA
- a CDS encoding penicillin acylase family protein has translation MSVRSATLIRWLTLAAAIQMPVVLVAQDRTELTLPDLDHPVEIIVDHWGISHIYAESERDLFFAQGWNAARDRLFQLEMWRRQASGTVSEILGERELRRDIGTRLFRFRRDLTQELNHYHPKGEMIIGAFVDGINAYIDRTRHDPDLLPVEFGLLGIEPGEWTPEIVISRHQGLLGNIGQELAVGRRVAAIGAEAVKRAGSFGPGDPDLSLDPAIDGDALSEDILGIYNAFRGPVRFRPEDIVAEHRGDADSFAMLERAAALASAAPEYDSEADIGSNNWVVNGRYTESGYPMMANDPHRVQAAPSLRYWVHLVGPGWNVIGGGEPSLPGVSIGHNGHGAWGLTVFATDAEDLYVYRTNPQNPLEYRYRGSWETMTVVRESIPVKGKENHVAELRYTRHGPVVFEDRERGLAYAVRAGWMEIGGAPYLASLRMDQAKTWEEFVEACTYSNIPGENMVWADREGNIGWQSVGIAPIRRNWSGLVPVPGDGRYEWDGYLPMRAKPHVFNPQEGYFATANNDLVPRDYEYMDAVGFSWSDPYRWLRIVEVLGSGTRFSIGDMMKLQTDELSIPARQLVPMLKDVEPPENRVRRAMELLLDWDRRVSAGSTAAGLYVAWEAELRRLVRERLVPDGVSMTISLHKTIEALSVPPGEFGDDPLAARDGILLEALEGAMAKLTTKLGPDSGGWTWGQEDYHHIYLRHPLSNAVDAETRALLEVGPLPRGGYGFTVNQTGNGDNQTSGASFRIIVDTGDWDRSVGMNNPGQSGDPESPFYRNLFEEWAADRFHPVYYSRDRVESVESLRIALTPGG, from the coding sequence ATGTCCGTCCGCTCCGCCACCCTCATCCGTTGGCTCACACTCGCGGCAGCCATCCAAATGCCGGTCGTTCTCGTCGCCCAGGATCGCACCGAGCTGACGCTGCCCGACCTCGACCATCCCGTCGAGATCATCGTGGACCACTGGGGCATCAGCCACATCTACGCCGAGAGCGAGCGCGACCTCTTCTTCGCTCAGGGGTGGAACGCCGCCCGCGACCGTCTCTTCCAGCTCGAGATGTGGAGAAGGCAGGCGAGCGGGACCGTTTCCGAGATCCTTGGAGAACGTGAGCTCCGCCGGGACATCGGCACCCGACTCTTCAGGTTCAGACGGGATTTGACCCAGGAGCTCAACCACTATCATCCCAAGGGCGAGATGATAATCGGCGCGTTCGTCGACGGCATCAACGCCTACATCGACCGGACGCGGCACGACCCCGACCTTCTTCCCGTCGAGTTCGGGTTGCTGGGCATCGAGCCCGGGGAGTGGACTCCCGAGATCGTCATTTCGCGCCATCAGGGGCTGCTCGGCAACATCGGCCAGGAGCTCGCAGTCGGACGCCGGGTCGCCGCGATAGGGGCGGAGGCGGTCAAGCGCGCCGGCAGCTTCGGTCCCGGAGACCCCGACCTTTCGCTCGATCCCGCGATAGACGGAGACGCTCTCTCCGAAGACATACTCGGGATCTACAACGCCTTCCGCGGTCCGGTGCGCTTTCGCCCGGAAGACATCGTCGCCGAACATCGGGGCGACGCCGACAGCTTCGCGATGCTGGAACGCGCGGCCGCCCTCGCGAGCGCTGCGCCGGAATACGACTCGGAGGCGGACATCGGTTCCAACAACTGGGTGGTGAACGGTCGCTACACCGAGAGCGGCTATCCGATGATGGCGAACGACCCGCACCGAGTTCAGGCGGCTCCCTCGCTCCGCTACTGGGTGCACCTGGTGGGCCCGGGATGGAACGTCATCGGCGGCGGCGAGCCGAGCCTGCCCGGGGTGTCGATCGGTCACAACGGCCACGGCGCCTGGGGACTCACCGTCTTCGCCACCGACGCCGAGGATCTCTACGTCTACCGGACCAATCCCCAGAACCCGCTCGAATACCGCTACCGGGGAAGCTGGGAGACGATGACGGTCGTCCGCGAGAGCATTCCGGTGAAAGGGAAGGAGAACCACGTCGCCGAGCTCAGATACACCCGCCACGGACCGGTCGTTTTCGAGGACCGCGAGCGGGGTCTCGCCTACGCCGTGCGCGCGGGCTGGATGGAGATCGGGGGTGCTCCCTACCTGGCGTCGCTACGCATGGATCAGGCCAAGACCTGGGAGGAGTTCGTCGAGGCCTGCACCTACTCGAACATTCCCGGCGAGAACATGGTGTGGGCGGATCGCGAGGGCAACATCGGCTGGCAATCGGTGGGCATCGCCCCCATCCGTCGCAATTGGAGCGGACTGGTGCCCGTCCCCGGCGACGGGCGCTACGAGTGGGACGGCTACCTGCCCATGCGCGCCAAACCTCACGTCTTCAACCCGCAGGAAGGCTACTTCGCAACCGCGAACAACGACCTCGTCCCGCGCGACTACGAGTACATGGACGCGGTGGGCTTCTCATGGTCCGACCCCTACCGCTGGCTGCGCATCGTTGAAGTGCTGGGGAGCGGGACGCGCTTCTCCATCGGCGACATGATGAAACTCCAGACCGACGAGCTATCCATCCCTGCGCGTCAGCTCGTGCCCATGCTGAAGGATGTCGAGCCGCCGGAAAACCGCGTGCGCAGGGCGATGGAACTCCTGCTCGATTGGGACCGCCGCGTGAGCGCCGGCTCGACCGCCGCCGGTCTCTACGTCGCCTGGGAGGCGGAGCTGCGCAGACTGGTGCGCGAGCGCCTGGTGCCGGACGGGGTCTCGATGACCATTTCTCTGCACAAGACCATCGAGGCCCTGTCGGTGCCTCCGGGCGAGTTCGGAGACGACCCCCTGGCCGCTCGAGACGGGATCCTGCTGGAGGCGCTGGAGGGTGCGATGGCGAAGCTGACCACCAAGCTCGGCCCTGACTCGGGCGGCTGGACGTGGGGCCAGGAGGACTATCACCACATCTACCTCCGCCATCCGCTGAGCAACGCGGTCGACGCCGAGACGCGGGCCCTGCTCGAGGTCGGTCCGCTTCCCCGCGGCGGTTACGGCTTCACAGTGAACCAGACCGGCAACGGCGACAACCAGACCTCAGGGGCGTCGTTCCGCATCATCGTGGACACCGGAGACTGGGACCGCTCGGTCGGCATGAACAATCCGGGACAGAGCGGCGATCCCGAATCGCCCTTTTACCGGAATCTGTTCGAGGAGTGGGCCGCGGATCGCTTCCACCCGGTCTACTACTCGCGGGATCGGGTCGAGTCGGTGGAGTCGCTGCGCATCGCCTTGACGCCGGGGGGCTGA
- a CDS encoding ferrous iron transporter B has protein sequence MTVEKHKGTVELGGGRRVELVDLPGMRALSARSLDERVTLDVLHGRMEGTAKPDAIVLVVDTTRAETDLMLLDPLLEFGLPTFVVLNMFDELEARGGTLDPELFSARTGVGACRSVARSGVGMDELLGFLLSVKPRGEERGHPLIGAGSPPGRRLPTVDDLVARRGQLQRLLARSGHRAPGPSRWTRRLDAIFLHRLAGPAVFLAVAALVFQAIFAWAAPLMDLVDRAVGASGAWLDSSLPESWFSSLLVDGVWAGVGAVVIFLPQILVLFLFLGVLEDSGYLARAATIADRLMYRIGLQGRAFLPLLSGYACAIPAILSARTVENEDDRLATIFVTPFMTCSARLPVYALLIAAFIPAGPLLGPFFGTQAATLLALYLLGIFAAVGTAFLLRRTLLRAPRAAFILELPPYRWPTVRSIGLRLLDRSRIFLGRAGKMILTVSVVLWGLSQFPRVDGEPPPFEESALASTGRVIEPLIEPLGYDWQVGVGIISSLAAREVIVGTLGVIYGVGDDADESSEGLLDALQAQLEPAAAMGLLLFFAFALQCMSTVAVMRRETGGWKWPALQFAYMLALGWVGAFLAYRLL, from the coding sequence GTGGTCGATACCACCCGGGCCGAGACCGACCTCATGCTGCTCGATCCGCTGCTGGAGTTCGGTCTTCCGACCTTCGTCGTGCTGAACATGTTCGACGAACTGGAAGCCAGGGGCGGAACGCTCGACCCGGAGCTGTTCAGCGCTCGCACCGGAGTCGGCGCGTGTCGTTCGGTGGCCCGCTCGGGGGTCGGCATGGACGAGCTTCTCGGTTTTCTTCTTTCGGTCAAGCCGCGCGGGGAGGAACGCGGTCACCCGCTGATCGGCGCCGGTTCGCCTCCCGGCCGACGGCTGCCTACGGTGGACGACCTGGTCGCCCGTCGGGGTCAGCTCCAGCGCCTGCTGGCCCGCTCCGGTCATCGCGCCCCGGGGCCTTCGCGCTGGACAAGACGGCTCGACGCCATCTTCCTGCACAGGCTTGCGGGACCGGCGGTCTTCCTGGCGGTGGCGGCTCTCGTCTTCCAGGCCATCTTCGCCTGGGCGGCCCCGCTGATGGATCTGGTGGACCGTGCGGTGGGCGCGTCGGGGGCCTGGCTCGATTCCTCCCTGCCGGAGAGCTGGTTCAGCAGCCTGCTCGTGGACGGGGTGTGGGCGGGTGTCGGCGCGGTGGTCATCTTCCTGCCGCAGATACTCGTGCTCTTTCTGTTTCTGGGAGTCCTCGAGGACTCGGGGTATCTCGCTCGGGCCGCGACGATAGCGGATCGACTCATGTACCGCATCGGCCTGCAGGGACGGGCCTTCCTGCCGCTGCTCTCCGGGTACGCCTGCGCCATACCGGCCATCCTCTCGGCTCGAACGGTCGAGAACGAGGACGATCGGCTCGCCACCATCTTCGTCACGCCCTTCATGACCTGTTCGGCCAGGCTCCCCGTCTACGCGTTGCTCATCGCCGCCTTCATCCCGGCCGGACCGCTGCTGGGACCGTTCTTCGGAACCCAGGCCGCGACTCTTCTGGCGCTCTATCTGCTCGGTATCTTCGCGGCCGTCGGAACGGCCTTTCTCCTCCGGCGCACCCTGCTGCGGGCGCCGAGAGCGGCATTCATCCTCGAGCTTCCGCCCTACCGCTGGCCGACCGTGCGCTCCATCGGTCTGCGACTTCTGGACCGGTCCCGTATTTTCCTGGGTCGGGCGGGCAAAATGATTCTGACGGTCTCGGTCGTGCTCTGGGGGCTCTCCCAGTTCCCCCGGGTCGACGGCGAGCCTCCGCCGTTCGAGGAAAGCGCCCTGGCTTCGACCGGCCGCGTGATCGAGCCGCTGATCGAGCCGCTCGGCTACGACTGGCAGGTGGGCGTGGGAATCATATCGTCGCTCGCCGCCCGCGAGGTCATCGTTGGGACGCTCGGCGTCATCTACGGCGTCGGCGATGACGCGGACGAGAGCTCGGAGGGTCTTCTGGACGCGCTCCAAGCGCAGTTGGAGCCGGCGGCGGCGATGGGGCTGCTCCTCTTTTTCGCGTTCGCGCTCCAGTGCATGTCCACCGTGGCGGTCATGCGACGAGAGACAGGCGGCTGGAAATGGCCCGCGCTCCAGTTCGCATACATGCTCGCGCTGGGTTGGGTCGGAGCGTTCCTGGCGTACCGACTGCTTTAG